A region of Clostridium acetobutylicum ATCC 824 DNA encodes the following proteins:
- a CDS encoding YezD family protein has translation MNDLDYKINKSKTIKGERYEEKISKLLKEIKYGSITLIIQDGVVIQIEASQKIRLR, from the coding sequence ATGAATGATTTAGATTATAAAATTAATAAGTCTAAAACTATTAAAGGGGAAAGGTATGAGGAAAAAATCTCAAAACTTTTAAAGGAAATAAAATATGGTTCTATAACATTAATTATTCAAGATGGTGTTGTTATACAAATAGAGGCAAGTCAAAAGATAAGACTAAGATAG
- a CDS encoding ROK family protein, translating into MSIELDDRSKRIFDLLQKKGAMTKKEILKNIDMKLTTLNRLMRPLEDERLIVEYGIEDSAGGRKPIMYNVNLCGFYIIGIDISREFINIVFTNIKLELFYEDRINLKGILSEKKIADKIINCINKVVGELRLDVLTLFGVGVSVLNVASFKCSGYTKLKSELERELSSRVIIENGANSAALAEYLYGFNRRISNMAYFNCTEIIRSGVVLSGQVLRTINNKEDAFSNMLIINNKNKFDFLGNYVSESSIINNFCSKVKSGRKTIIKKNLREIKLLDLENAINKGDSLSKEVILNSAVIFGIALANYIQVLGLKAIVLGGSLIANSKTFYDVLTKIVFDRIKNHKIKLIREGHFKGNIFSTGAAAVVVEEYLKVSV; encoded by the coding sequence ATGTCAATAGAATTAGATGATAGAAGTAAAAGAATATTTGATTTACTTCAGAAGAAAGGTGCTATGACAAAAAAAGAAATACTAAAAAATATAGATATGAAGTTGACTACATTAAATCGTTTGATGAGGCCTCTTGAGGATGAAAGACTAATTGTCGAATATGGAATAGAGGACTCAGCAGGGGGAAGAAAGCCTATAATGTATAACGTAAATTTATGTGGCTTTTATATTATAGGAATAGATATATCAAGGGAATTTATAAATATAGTATTTACAAACATCAAATTAGAGTTGTTTTATGAGGACAGAATTAATTTAAAAGGTATACTAAGTGAGAAAAAAATTGCAGATAAAATAATTAACTGCATAAATAAAGTTGTAGGCGAACTTAGATTAGACGTTTTAACTTTATTTGGTGTTGGAGTTTCAGTTTTAAATGTTGCAAGCTTTAAATGTAGTGGGTATACAAAATTAAAAAGTGAACTTGAGAGGGAACTTTCAAGTAGGGTGATTATTGAAAATGGTGCAAATTCTGCAGCGTTAGCAGAATATTTATATGGATTTAATAGGAGAATTTCAAATATGGCGTATTTTAACTGCACAGAGATCATCAGAAGTGGAGTGGTGCTATCAGGACAAGTTCTAAGAACGATAAATAATAAAGAAGATGCTTTCTCGAATATGTTAATTATAAATAACAAAAATAAGTTTGATTTCCTGGGAAATTATGTGTCAGAAAGTAGTATAATTAATAATTTTTGCTCAAAAGTAAAAAGTGGAAGGAAGACCATAATTAAGAAAAATTTAAGAGAGATTAAGCTTTTGGATTTAGAAAATGCCATTAATAAGGGAGATAGCTTATCCAAGGAGGTAATTTTAAATTCAGCTGTGATTTTTGGAATAGCTTTAGCTAATTACATACAAGTTTTAGGTTTAAAGGCAATAGTATTAGGTGGAAGCTTAATTGCTAATTCAAAAACTTTCTACGATGTTTTAACTAAAATAGTATTTGATAGAATTAAAAATCATAAAATTAAGCTTATACGCGAAGGACATTTTAAAGGAAATATTTTTTCTACAGGGGCAGCAGCGGTAGTTGTGGAGGAATATTTAAAAGTATCTGTTTGA
- a CDS encoding ATP phosphoribosyltransferase regulatory subunit: MINLKKYIPEGSRDILFEECTIKNNIENILRNSYINVGYEEVRSPTLEFYDVYNLENQPISQEKMYKLFDNTGRILVLRPDMTTPIARICATKLKNRVYPLKLSYTGNIYRMNKALNGKISEITQSGIEILGFSSLKADAEVIITAIKAILKTGLKNFKIEIGQVEFFKSIISDTALKEQDTEKLRNFIENKNFSKVEEFILRNSDLIGETSSKVLMNLPNLFGGKEVIEKAEQLTSNKQAIEALKKVRDLYDIVKRAGFGEYILIDLGMVQHINYYTGLIFRGYAHGIGDDLLSGGRYDKLLGQFGYDIPATGLAINVDNLVAALDDCVRENLYSRDRYVVFASSCNIEKAYEAVSKLNSEGKRAEVSLFDNIEETKKYCIENKISKIFNADTGKTIVEENYYGQK; encoded by the coding sequence ATGATAAATTTAAAAAAATATATACCAGAAGGCTCTAGGGATATATTATTTGAGGAATGCACAATAAAAAATAACATTGAAAATATATTAAGAAATAGCTATATAAATGTTGGTTATGAAGAAGTTAGATCACCAACTTTGGAATTTTACGATGTATATAATCTTGAAAATCAACCCATAAGTCAGGAAAAGATGTATAAACTATTTGATAATACAGGAAGAATTCTAGTTCTTAGACCTGACATGACAACACCCATTGCAAGAATATGTGCTACAAAACTTAAAAATAGGGTATATCCTTTAAAATTAAGTTATACAGGTAATATATATAGGATGAACAAGGCTCTTAATGGGAAAATAAGTGAAATCACTCAATCGGGAATAGAGATACTTGGTTTTTCAAGCCTTAAGGCAGACGCAGAAGTTATAATTACAGCTATAAAAGCTATTTTAAAGACAGGGCTTAAAAATTTTAAAATTGAAATAGGACAGGTTGAATTTTTTAAGAGTATAATTTCAGACACAGCATTAAAAGAACAGGATACAGAAAAGTTAAGAAATTTTATTGAAAATAAGAATTTCAGTAAGGTTGAGGAGTTTATTTTAAGGAATAGCGATCTAATTGGTGAAACAAGTTCTAAAGTACTTATGAATCTACCTAATTTATTTGGAGGAAAGGAAGTTATAGAAAAAGCTGAGCAATTAACGTCTAATAAGCAAGCTATTGAGGCATTAAAAAAGGTTAGAGACTTATATGATATTGTTAAAAGAGCTGGTTTTGGAGAATATATTTTAATAGATTTAGGAATGGTTCAGCATATAAATTACTACACGGGTCTCATTTTTAGAGGATATGCCCATGGAATTGGAGATGACCTTTTAAGTGGTGGAAGATATGATAAGCTATTAGGACAATTTGGGTATGATATTCCTGCAACTGGGCTTGCTATAAATGTTGATAATTTAGTTGCAGCGCTTGATGATTGTGTAAGAGAAAATTTATATTCAAGAGATAGGTATGTTGTTTTTGCTTCTAGCTGTAATATAGAAAAGGCATATGAGGCAGTTTCTAAATTGAATTCGGAAGGGAAAAGGGCAGAGGTAAGCCTTTTTGACAATATAGAGGAAACAAAAAAATATTGTATTGAAAATAAAATTAGTAAAATCTTTAATGCAGATACAGGCAAAACAATTGTGGAGGAAAACTATTATGGACAAAAATAA
- the hisG gene encoding ATP phosphoribosyltransferase → MDKNKTIRIALTKGRLEKAAVEIFENIGLDCSELKDKGRKLIFHDFKNSIDFVLVKAPDVLTYVEHGAADIGIVGKDTLLEMKKDFYEVLDLKVGKCKFSLASISSFKLNEGFNRMKIATKYPNVTREYFREKGIDVEIIKIEGSVELAPILNLADAIVDIVETGTTLKENGLVIFDDICDISARMIVNRASMKLNKDRITDIIQKVKNYVERES, encoded by the coding sequence ATGGACAAAAATAAAACAATTAGGATTGCACTTACAAAGGGAAGGCTTGAGAAGGCCGCTGTGGAGATTTTTGAAAATATAGGACTTGATTGTAGTGAACTTAAGGATAAAGGCAGAAAACTTATATTCCATGATTTTAAGAATAGTATAGATTTTGTTCTTGTAAAGGCACCTGATGTGTTAACTTATGTTGAGCATGGAGCAGCTGACATAGGAATAGTTGGAAAAGACACTCTTCTTGAAATGAAAAAGGATTTTTATGAGGTTTTGGATTTAAAGGTTGGAAAGTGTAAATTTTCTTTGGCGTCTATTTCAAGTTTTAAATTAAATGAGGGATTTAACAGAATGAAGATAGCAACAAAGTATCCCAATGTGACAAGAGAATATTTCAGAGAAAAGGGAATAGATGTTGAAATAATAAAGATAGAAGGTTCTGTTGAACTTGCACCAATACTTAATCTAGCGGATGCAATTGTAGATATAGTTGAGACAGGAACAACACTTAAAGAAAATGGTCTTGTAATTTTTGATGATATATGCGATATAAGTGCAAGAATGATAGTAAATAGGGCAAGTATGAAGCTTAATAAGGATAGGATAACGGATATAATACAAAAAGTAAAAAATTATGTTGAGAGGGAGAGTTAG
- the hisD gene encoding histidinol dehydrogenase, producing the protein MEDIIRIIQDGSLDGEKYFQSLKERQGKENAEIIKTVKFIIDNVKENGDKALIEYTSKFDKVELQSIEVTKEEIKAAYSKVENDFICALKTAKENIEEYHSKQVQNSYVITKENGIVMGRTVRGLDKVGIYVPGGTAAYPSSVIMNAVPAKVAGVNKIIMTTPPMKDGFVNPSILVAADLAGVDKIYKVGGAQAIAALAFGTETIDKVDKIVGPGNIFVAMAKKSVYGFVDIDMIAGPSEILVISDETGNPKFIAADLMSQAEHDTLASSILVTTSKELIGKVIEEIKLQVEGLSRKEIILEALRNFGAIILVDSISRAIEIGNVVAPEHLEIITPNPFEYLNDIKNAGSIFLGSYSPEPLGDYMAGPNHVLPTSGTARFSSPLSVDDFVKKSSYLYYSEKALRNVNDKVVKIAETEGLTAHANSIKVRFK; encoded by the coding sequence TTGGAAGATATTATAAGAATAATACAAGATGGCAGTTTGGATGGGGAAAAGTACTTTCAGTCATTAAAGGAGAGACAGGGAAAAGAAAATGCTGAGATAATTAAAACAGTGAAATTCATAATAGATAATGTAAAGGAAAATGGAGATAAAGCACTTATTGAATACACTAGCAAATTTGATAAAGTAGAGCTTCAAAGTATAGAGGTTACAAAAGAAGAAATAAAAGCTGCTTACAGTAAAGTAGAGAATGACTTTATTTGTGCCCTTAAAACTGCAAAGGAAAACATTGAGGAGTATCACTCAAAACAAGTTCAAAATTCATATGTTATAACTAAGGAAAATGGTATTGTAATGGGAAGAACAGTAAGGGGACTTGATAAAGTTGGTATATATGTACCAGGAGGAACAGCGGCATATCCTTCATCAGTTATTATGAACGCAGTACCTGCTAAGGTTGCAGGAGTAAATAAAATTATAATGACTACTCCACCTATGAAAGACGGCTTTGTAAATCCGAGCATTCTAGTTGCAGCAGATTTAGCTGGAGTTGATAAGATATATAAGGTAGGAGGAGCTCAAGCAATTGCAGCGCTTGCATTTGGAACTGAGACAATAGATAAAGTAGATAAGATTGTAGGACCTGGAAATATATTTGTTGCAATGGCAAAGAAAAGTGTATATGGATTTGTAGATATAGATATGATAGCAGGTCCAAGTGAGATACTTGTTATTTCAGATGAAACAGGAAATCCTAAATTTATAGCTGCAGATTTAATGTCACAAGCAGAACACGACACACTTGCCTCATCTATTTTAGTTACAACTTCAAAAGAACTTATAGGTAAGGTTATAGAAGAGATAAAACTTCAAGTAGAGGGATTAAGTAGAAAGGAAATAATACTTGAAGCTTTAAGGAATTTTGGTGCCATAATATTGGTAGATAGTATAAGTAGAGCCATAGAAATAGGAAATGTTGTAGCTCCAGAACATCTTGAAATCATAACGCCTAATCCCTTTGAATATTTGAATGATATAAAAAATGCAGGCTCAATATTTTTAGGAAGCTATTCTCCAGAACCCTTAGGGGATTATATGGCAGGACCTAATCATGTGCTTCCTACAAGTGGAACAGCTAGATTCTCTTCTCCACTTTCGGTAGATGATTTTGTTAAGAAGTCAAGTTATTTATATTATTCAGAAAAGGCTCTTAGAAATGTGAATGATAAGGTAGTTAAGATTGCTGAAACAGAAGGACTTACAGCACACGCTAATTCAATTAAAGTAAGATTTAAATAA
- the hisB gene encoding imidazoleglycerol-phosphate dehydratase HisB: MEEKRTAFIERKTTETSIEVDINLDGEGKYDIDTGIGFFDHMLELMSKHGLIDLKVKVIGDLKVDSHHTVEDTGIVIGECINKALGNKKSINRYGTSFVPMDESLCQVSMDISGRAFLVFDGEFTCEKLGDFQTEMVEEFFRALAFNAGITLHARVIYGKNNHHMIEGLFKAFGRALSEAVSKNTRIKGVMSTKGSI, translated from the coding sequence GTGGAAGAAAAAAGAACAGCCTTTATAGAGAGAAAAACCACCGAGACCAGCATAGAGGTTGATATAAATTTAGATGGTGAAGGAAAATATGATATAGATACAGGGATAGGTTTTTTTGACCATATGCTAGAGCTTATGAGTAAACATGGACTTATAGATTTAAAAGTAAAGGTTATAGGGGATTTAAAAGTTGATAGTCACCATACTGTTGAGGACACAGGGATAGTAATAGGTGAGTGTATCAATAAAGCACTAGGAAATAAGAAATCCATAAATAGGTATGGAACTTCATTTGTCCCTATGGATGAAAGCTTGTGTCAGGTATCTATGGATATAAGTGGAAGAGCGTTTTTAGTTTTTGATGGAGAATTTACCTGCGAAAAGCTTGGAGATTTTCAAACTGAAATGGTAGAAGAATTTTTTAGAGCACTAGCATTTAATGCTGGAATAACCCTTCATGCTAGAGTAATTTACGGGAAGAATAATCATCATATGATAGAGGGATTATTTAAAGCCTTTGGAAGAGCTTTAAGTGAGGCTGTTAGCAAAAATACAAGAATAAAAGGAGTTATGTCAACAAAAGGAAGTATATAA
- the hisH gene encoding imidazole glycerol phosphate synthase subunit HisH — translation MNKKIAIIDYDMGNLLSVKKAFDYIGANSFITSDSKEIEKSDAIILPGVGAFPDAMSSLKENGIDKTIINEAKNGKPFAGICLGMQLLFDESEEVTNTKGLGLIGGKIRKMKTEFKIPHMGWNSLNIPRECNILKGVSKGSYVYFVHSYYAELADKNNLNAYCDYGTKLPAVVSYKNIFGIQFHPEKSGEIGLTILKNFWELI, via the coding sequence ATGAATAAAAAAATAGCTATAATAGATTATGATATGGGAAATCTCCTTAGTGTTAAGAAAGCTTTCGATTATATTGGGGCAAATTCGTTTATAACCTCTGATTCAAAGGAAATAGAAAAAAGTGATGCTATAATACTTCCAGGCGTGGGAGCTTTTCCTGATGCTATGAGTAGTTTAAAAGAAAATGGGATAGATAAAACAATTATAAATGAAGCTAAAAATGGAAAACCTTTTGCGGGAATATGCCTTGGAATGCAGCTTCTATTTGATGAGAGTGAAGAGGTTACAAACACAAAAGGGCTTGGACTTATAGGCGGAAAAATAAGAAAAATGAAAACAGAGTTTAAAATTCCACATATGGGATGGAATAGTTTAAATATACCTAGAGAGTGCAATATATTAAAGGGAGTTTCAAAAGGAAGCTATGTGTACTTTGTTCATTCTTACTATGCAGAATTGGCGGATAAAAATAATCTAAATGCATATTGTGATTATGGGACTAAGTTGCCAGCGGTTGTAAGCTATAAAAATATATTTGGAATTCAGTTTCATCCAGAAAAAAGCGGAGAGATAGGACTTACAATACTTAAAAACTTTTGGGAGTTGATATAA
- the hisA gene encoding 1-(5-phosphoribosyl)-5-[(5-phosphoribosylamino)methylideneamino]imidazole-4-carboxamide isomerase: MIILPAIDIKQGKCVRLYQGRFEKSSVVAESPALTAKSFENDGAKYIHVVDLDGALEGEIINLDAVKSIVQVTSVPIELGGGIRNIKVVEKLINIGVKRIILGTAALKDKEFTREAIKEYGKSIAVGIDAKDGYVAVNGWLNVSKINYIEFAKIMEDMGTEDIILTDISKDGTLKGPNFDMLKKLQENVNCNITASGGIKDLDDLIKLKEMNIYGAIVGKAIYSEKINLKEAIAVIEKR, encoded by the coding sequence ATGATAATTTTACCGGCAATAGATATAAAGCAGGGAAAATGTGTAAGACTTTATCAAGGAAGATTTGAAAAATCAAGTGTCGTTGCGGAAAGTCCAGCATTAACGGCAAAGTCTTTTGAAAATGATGGAGCAAAATATATACATGTGGTTGATTTAGATGGTGCTTTAGAAGGGGAAATTATAAACTTAGATGCTGTTAAAAGTATAGTTCAGGTTACCAGTGTTCCCATAGAATTAGGTGGAGGAATAAGAAATATAAAGGTTGTTGAAAAACTTATAAATATAGGTGTTAAAAGAATAATATTAGGAACGGCTGCTCTTAAGGATAAAGAATTTACAAGAGAAGCTATAAAGGAATATGGTAAGAGTATAGCAGTTGGAATAGATGCAAAAGATGGATATGTTGCAGTAAATGGATGGCTTAATGTGAGCAAAATAAACTACATAGAGTTTGCAAAAATAATGGAGGATATGGGCACAGAAGATATAATTCTAACAGATATAAGTAAGGATGGAACGTTAAAGGGACCTAATTTTGATATGCTTAAAAAACTACAGGAAAATGTAAACTGTAATATAACAGCTTCAGGTGGAATAAAGGATTTAGATGATCTTATTAAATTGAAAGAAATGAATATATACGGAGCTATTGTTGGAAAAGCAATATATAGCGAAAAAATTAATCTTAAGGAAGCCATAGCTGTAATAGAAAAGAGGTGA
- the hisF gene encoding imidazole glycerol phosphate synthase subunit HisF, with product MLTKRIIPCLDVDMGRVVKGVNFVNLKDVGDPVEIADFYNREGADEIVFLDISATNEGRNTMIDVVRRTAEKVFIPLTVGGGIRDVDDFKNILRAGADKISINSAAIRNPELINEAAKKFGSQCVVVAVDARRNIETGGFNVFINGGRVDTSLDAIEWVKKCESLGAGEILLTSMDADGTKNGYDVELTGAVCDAVRIPVIASGGCGRLEDFDEIFKKTSADAALVASLFHYKEYTVGEVKNYLRENSIQVRL from the coding sequence ATGCTTACAAAGAGAATAATACCATGTCTTGATGTTGATATGGGAAGAGTTGTTAAGGGTGTCAATTTTGTTAACTTAAAGGATGTTGGTGACCCGGTTGAGATAGCGGATTTTTACAATAGAGAAGGCGCAGATGAAATAGTATTTTTGGACATAAGTGCCACAAATGAAGGCAGAAATACCATGATAGATGTGGTAAGAAGAACGGCAGAGAAGGTATTTATACCACTTACAGTAGGTGGTGGAATAAGAGATGTAGATGATTTTAAAAATATATTGAGGGCAGGAGCAGATAAGATATCTATAAATTCAGCAGCAATAAGAAATCCAGAGCTTATAAATGAAGCTGCAAAAAAATTTGGAAGTCAATGTGTCGTAGTTGCAGTGGATGCAAGAAGAAATATAGAAACAGGAGGCTTTAATGTTTTTATAAATGGAGGAAGAGTAGATACAAGTTTAGATGCCATAGAATGGGTTAAAAAATGTGAAAGTCTTGGTGCAGGAGAAATACTTCTTACAAGTATGGATGCAGATGGTACTAAAAATGGATATGATGTTGAGCTCACAGGTGCAGTATGTGATGCAGTTAGGATACCGGTTATAGCTTCAGGAGGATGTGGAAGGCTTGAAGATTTTGATGAAATATTTAAAAAGACTTCAGCTGATGCAGCACTTGTGGCATCACTTTTTCATTATAAAGAGTATACAGTTGGAGAAGTTAAAAACTATTTAAGAGAAAATAGTATTCAAGTTAGATTATAA
- the hisI gene encoding phosphoribosyl-AMP cyclohydrolase, protein MEYKKILEMMDFSKGLIPAIVQDDENGEVLMLAYMNEEALKRTVDTKRTWFWSRSRKSYWNKGETSGHFQYVKSIGIDCDGDTILIKVKQVGAACHTGNRSCFYRSFEFEDGGAK, encoded by the coding sequence TTGGAATATAAAAAAATATTAGAAATGATGGATTTTTCAAAGGGGCTTATCCCTGCAATAGTTCAGGATGATGAAAACGGCGAGGTTTTAATGTTGGCTTATATGAATGAGGAAGCTCTAAAAAGGACGGTAGATACGAAAAGAACCTGGTTTTGGAGTAGATCAAGAAAAAGTTATTGGAATAAGGGGGAGACCTCAGGACATTTTCAATACGTAAAAAGTATAGGCATTGATTGTGATGGAGATACTATTTTGATAAAAGTAAAACAGGTGGGAGCTGCATGCCATACTGGAAATAGAAGTTGTTTTTATAGGAGCTTTGAGTTTGAAGATGGAGGGGCAAAGTAA
- the hisE gene encoding phosphoribosyl-ATP diphosphatase, whose product MDKNEILSKLYNVIEDRKNNPIEGSYTNYLFEKGIDKILKKVGEETTEVIIASKDDNKEDLINEICDVIYHTLVLLNYKNIKLEDIEKELQKRNEKILNKKQERRPIENI is encoded by the coding sequence ATGGATAAAAATGAAATACTAAGTAAATTGTATAATGTTATTGAGGATAGAAAGAATAATCCAATTGAAGGGTCATATACAAATTATCTATTTGAAAAGGGAATAGATAAGATACTGAAAAAAGTCGGAGAGGAAACAACTGAAGTTATAATAGCCTCAAAGGATGATAACAAAGAGGATTTAATAAATGAAATATGTGATGTTATATATCACACATTAGTGCTTTTAAATTATAAAAATATAAAACTTGAAGATATAGAAAAAGAGCTTCAGAAGAGAAATGAGAAAATTCTTAACAAAAAACAAGAGAGAAGACCTATTGAAAATATATAG
- the tkt gene encoding transketolase, with translation MNIDELSINTIRILSAEAIQKANSGHPGTPLGAAPVAYTLWSKYLKHNPSNPKWVNRDRFILSAGHASMLLYSLLHLFGYKISIDDLKNFRQWESITPGHPEYGVTPGVEISTGPLGQGIANGVGMAIAEAHLASKFNKQGFDIVDHYTYVLSGDGCMMEGIASEAASFAGTLGLSKLIVIYDDNDISIEGNTDIAFKENVGERFKAYDWNVINVEDGTDVSSLSKAIEKAKQQNDKPSIIIAKTVIGFGSPNQGTAGVHGSPLGETGVSGLKKNLNWNYEEEFYVPEEVKEHIKKLQKTFEENESNWNELLNKYKEKYPDLFDEFNAWMNGEVKVKLDEIDAFKELEKPMATRDSSGKALNIIANVVPNLIGGSADLAPSNKTYMNDKGDFSSDDRSGSNLHFGVREHAMAAIANGVSAHGGLKIFVSTFFVFSDYMKGAMRMSALMNLPVVYVLTHDSIGVGEDGPTHEPIEQLAALRSIPNLTVLRPCDSKETVEAWKYALEREDGPTALVLTRQKLPLYNETGKGLLKGAYTLKDSKKDVPDMLLMASGSEVELVYEAQEELLNKGIDSRVISVPSFELFDKQDKAYKESVMPSSVRARVAVEAASSFGWHKYTGIDGEIISIDHFGASAPAETLFEVFGFTKENVIKTSEEVLKNNK, from the coding sequence ATGAACATTGATGAATTATCAATAAATACCATAAGGATTTTATCAGCTGAAGCAATTCAAAAGGCCAATTCAGGGCATCCAGGTACCCCACTAGGAGCAGCACCTGTAGCGTATACACTTTGGTCAAAGTATTTAAAACACAATCCTTCAAATCCTAAATGGGTCAATAGAGATAGATTTATTTTATCTGCTGGTCATGCATCTATGCTTTTGTATTCACTTCTTCACTTATTTGGCTATAAGATTTCCATAGATGATTTAAAGAATTTTAGACAATGGGAGAGTATAACACCAGGACATCCTGAATATGGAGTTACCCCAGGTGTTGAGATAAGCACAGGACCTTTAGGTCAAGGTATAGCTAATGGTGTAGGTATGGCTATTGCAGAAGCACATCTTGCATCAAAATTCAATAAACAGGGTTTTGATATAGTTGATCACTATACATATGTTTTAAGCGGAGACGGCTGTATGATGGAAGGAATAGCTAGCGAAGCTGCTTCTTTTGCTGGAACTTTAGGATTATCAAAACTAATAGTAATATATGATGATAATGATATTTCAATAGAAGGAAATACTGATATAGCATTTAAGGAAAATGTTGGAGAAAGATTTAAAGCATATGATTGGAATGTAATAAACGTTGAAGATGGAACTGACGTAAGTAGTTTAAGTAAAGCAATTGAAAAGGCAAAACAGCAAAACGATAAACCATCAATCATTATAGCTAAAACAGTAATAGGCTTTGGCTCACCAAATCAAGGAACAGCTGGAGTTCATGGCTCTCCACTAGGAGAAACTGGAGTAAGTGGATTAAAGAAAAATTTAAATTGGAATTATGAAGAAGAATTTTATGTTCCAGAAGAAGTTAAAGAGCATATAAAAAAGCTTCAAAAAACATTTGAAGAAAATGAAAGTAACTGGAATGAACTTTTAAATAAATATAAAGAAAAATATCCTGATTTATTTGATGAATTTAATGCTTGGATGAATGGTGAAGTAAAAGTAAAGCTAGATGAAATTGATGCATTTAAAGAGTTAGAAAAACCTATGGCAACAAGAGATTCATCAGGAAAAGCATTAAATATAATAGCAAATGTAGTGCCAAATTTAATAGGTGGATCTGCTGACTTAGCACCATCAAATAAAACATACATGAATGATAAGGGTGATTTTTCTTCTGATGATAGAAGTGGATCAAATCTTCACTTTGGAGTAAGAGAGCATGCTATGGCTGCTATTGCAAATGGAGTATCTGCACATGGCGGACTAAAAATATTCGTATCAACTTTCTTTGTATTCAGTGATTATATGAAGGGTGCAATGAGAATGTCTGCTCTTATGAATCTCCCTGTTGTGTATGTGCTTACTCATGATAGTATAGGAGTAGGAGAAGACGGACCAACTCATGAACCAATAGAACAGTTAGCAGCACTTAGAAGTATACCTAATTTAACAGTATTGAGACCTTGTGATTCAAAGGAAACTGTAGAGGCATGGAAATACGCATTAGAAAGAGAAGATGGACCTACAGCACTTGTACTTACAAGGCAAAAGCTTCCTTTGTATAATGAAACTGGAAAAGGTTTATTAAAAGGTGCGTATACACTAAAAGATTCTAAAAAGGATGTTCCAGATATGCTTCTTATGGCTTCAGGCTCAGAAGTTGAATTGGTGTATGAGGCACAAGAAGAACTTTTAAATAAAGGAATAGATTCAAGAGTTATCAGTGTTCCATCCTTTGAACTTTTCGATAAGCAGGATAAGGCTTATAAAGAAAGTGTTATGCCAAGCAGCGTTAGAGCTCGTGTTGCAGTAGAGGCAGCATCTTCATTTGGTTGGCATAAATATACTGGAATTGATGGGGAAATCATTTCAATAGATCATTTTGGAGCTTCAGCACCAGCTGAAACACTTTTCGAAGTGTTTGGATTCACTAAGGAAAATGTTATTAAGACAAGTGAAGAAGTGCTAAAAAATAATAAATAA
- a CDS encoding single-stranded DNA-binding protein, translating to MNKILLIGRMTKNPSIKQIETTGNNRCNFTIAVNRRVRNTNGENEADFIPVTVWGKTAENVARYMKKGYLVGVSGRLQVRTYQDVDGNRKYITEVVGEEVQFLETKKEAV from the coding sequence ATGAATAAAATACTTTTGATAGGAAGAATGACTAAGAATCCAAGTATTAAGCAAATAGAAACTACTGGAAACAATAGATGTAATTTTACTATTGCAGTTAATAGAAGAGTAAGAAATACAAATGGAGAAAATGAAGCTGATTTTATTCCAGTTACAGTTTGGGGTAAAACTGCTGAAAATGTTGCAAGATACATGAAAAAAGGTTATCTTGTTGGTGTATCTGGAAGACTTCAAGTTAGAACTTATCAAGATGTTGATGGCAATAGAAAGTATATCACTGAAGTTGTTGGTGAAGAGGTTCAATTTTTAGAAACTAAAAAAGAAGCGGTTTAA